CTAGCTCTAACAAAAAGACTTAAAGGGAGAAAATAATCGAGTAAATAAAAATCACATAAAGACAAGAAAGCATGAACCACTATCGCTTGTAGTATAATCTTTTGTGCCTACCTGTGAGCATCAAACTTGCTGAATCCACGGTTGTTCTGGTAAATTGCTTCCTTGCTCATCtgttcctcagaagtttgctgtCGGTAAAGAGAACACACGGCCTTCATACACAACTCTGGATCTTTTCCAAATGCTGCAAGCATGTCACCCTCATATTCCCACTTCATTTCGTTGTTGTTTTTGCTCCTCCGAATTTTTGATAATATCTCACCAAAGTTCATTTCCCCATCGGATACATCTTGTAAGTTACTGGAAGCAGTGTCCACATCACCATTAGATCCATCTTCTGACTTGCTAAAAGTGTCTCCACTATCAGATACATCAGAATCATTAACAATAAAATTACTCATGCTTTCTCCTTCACTGTA
This is a stretch of genomic DNA from Lotus japonicus ecotype B-129 chromosome 1, LjGifu_v1.2. It encodes these proteins:
- the LOC130734436 gene encoding uncharacterized protein LOC130734436 isoform X3, translating into MSNFIVNDSDVSDSGDTFSKSEDGSNGDVDTASSNLQDVSDGEMNFGEILSKIRRSKNNNEMKWEYEGDMLAAFGKDPELCMKAVCSLYRQQTSEEQMSKEAIYQNNRGFSKFDAHRGSALAEFLTDGDPSSGLKKSVEDLQEYDPKAVELCRTLAIRYSKQLYEIYKNNEDPFFP